A window from Candidatus Aegiribacteria sp. encodes these proteins:
- a CDS encoding peptidoglycan DD-metalloendopeptidase family protein produces MTVLIFVACIITAGSLDSLDTCLRETQAHISQLEEEEAAISTILDAIHEHLTISRDYYNELALEESRILQQLSRVSGVFTSEDSLRGELVENLSSYLLYLYSHRNLGGIGYFFIEGGFTRMLRRQAYIDYLASKAANEVFMLSTSQDSLGSCRDSLEVLLVEVQQLREQMEELQGGIYDEEARQASIRNQLMGRIAAEKESLAVLEDRRISRAEFVTRLSVRSTPVTSGTPFLEPESDSYMESFQGSISWPASGQVVRAFGIQIHQEYGTQTTSDGITVVTPPGQPVYSSAEGVVLWAREFLSMGQMIVLDHQDGYHTVYGYLGQILVNPNDEVLSGSQIGKTGSVPGGQPGYYFEIRRSGVPVNPEEYLE; encoded by the coding sequence GTGACAGTTCTGATATTTGTTGCCTGTATCATCACCGCAGGCTCTCTTGACAGTCTTGATACATGTCTGCGCGAAACCCAGGCTCATATTTCTCAACTGGAAGAAGAAGAAGCGGCAATATCAACAATACTCGATGCCATACACGAGCACCTTACCATTTCAAGGGATTATTACAATGAGCTGGCCCTTGAGGAATCGAGGATACTCCAGCAGCTTTCCCGGGTTTCAGGGGTATTCACATCTGAGGATTCCCTGCGCGGGGAACTTGTTGAAAATCTTTCCTCTTACCTGCTTTACCTCTATTCTCACAGGAATCTCGGAGGGATTGGATATTTCTTTATAGAAGGGGGATTCACAAGAATGCTCCGCCGCCAGGCCTATATTGATTATCTTGCATCAAAAGCTGCGAATGAAGTATTCATGCTCTCCACAAGCCAGGACTCACTGGGGAGCTGCAGAGACTCGCTGGAGGTTCTTCTGGTCGAGGTTCAGCAGCTCAGAGAGCAGATGGAGGAATTGCAGGGTGGAATCTACGATGAGGAAGCCCGACAGGCTTCGATAAGAAATCAGTTGATGGGAAGGATAGCAGCCGAGAAAGAATCGCTTGCAGTTCTGGAAGATAGAAGAATCAGCAGGGCGGAATTCGTAACCCGGCTCAGTGTTCGGTCAACTCCAGTGACTTCCGGAACTCCTTTTCTGGAACCTGAATCCGACAGTTACATGGAATCCTTCCAGGGAAGTATCAGCTGGCCTGCAAGTGGGCAGGTTGTTAGAGCATTTGGAATTCAGATTCATCAGGAGTATGGAACCCAGACAACCAGTGACGGTATCACAGTTGTCACTCCTCCTGGCCAGCCGGTGTATTCATCAGCAGAAGGAGTGGTTCTCTGGGCCAGGGAATTCCTGAGTATGGGACAGATGATAGTGCTTGATCACCAGGACGGATATCATACGGTGTACGGATATCTTGGACAGATTCTGGTAAATCCAAATGATGAAGTTTTATCCGGATCTCAGATAGGGAAAACAGGATCAGTCCCCGGTGGGCAACCTGGATACTATTTTGAGATTAGAAGAAGTGGAGTACCGGTAAACCCGGAGGA